Below is a window of Flavobacterium sp. N2820 DNA.
ACGTCGCAAATTGAACATATTTTAAAGCGTGTTCATAACGAAACGGATATTCTTGTATCTATGAAAATGCGAATGGGGTATGAAAACGCAACCGAAATTTTAGATGTATTCCCCATTTTAGACCAATATCCAATTAAAAACATCGCTATTCATGCGCGAATAGGAAAACAACTTTATAAAGGTGGTGTGGATTTAGATTCGTTTCAAAAGTGCTTAGATCATACAAAACATAAAATATATTACAACGGAGATATAACTTCCGTTTCTAAATTTAAAGAATTACAAGAACGTTTTCCATCAATTGACCATTGGATGATTGGTCGTGGCTTAATTGCCGATCCATTTTTACCAAGCATGATTAAAAATGATACTACTGCATATCCAAAAAATAAATTAGAAATTTTTGAAGCATTTCATGATGAAATTTACCAAGAATATGATGCTTATTTATCTGGTCCAACACCTATCCGAATGAAAATGTTAGGCTTTTGGGAATACTTTTCAGAATCCTTTTCAAATCCTCAAAAAACATTTAAAAAGATCAAAAAAGCAGGAAATAGTAAAAATTATGAAATTGCTGTAAAAGAAATTTTTAAAAATGGGTAATCCCAAGAAACTCAATCTATACACTTTTTTTAACTCAATCGATAAGTCTTAACGAATCAGTTATTAAAAAAACCATTACAGTTATTACTTCACAATTACATATCCAAGGTAATTTTAATAACATTTGCTGTAACTATTTTAAGTTTAAAAGCCCTACAATCAATAATTTACTTTCAAAAACTATTGCTAGTTACGGCTCAATAATAATTTATTGGTTGCTAATGGTACAAACAGTCAATCGCTTCAATAAAAAAGAAGATTGATCATAAAAATTTTTCTCTAAAACCCCCGGTAATATGAAAGTCAACAAAACTACTTTTAAAAATCTTTTGTTTTTAATTCTATTAACTGTTATAGAAACAAAAGCACAAACTACCATTTTTAATGCAGATTTTTCTTCAGGAACAGGCAATAATGCATTTACAATGGGAAGTTGGACTAGAGGAAACAACGCCAACTTTACTACTACTGGTGTTACAGCTCCTTATTTATATCTTGCAGGTTATGCAAACAGTTTGAATACATCAGCAATTACACCTAAGATTAATCTTACTGGTTATGAAAGATTAACCCTATCCTTAAAATTTAATTACCAAACCGAATTAGATTACGATGGTTTTAAAATTTTATTTTCAACAGATGACGGAGCAACTTGGAATACTTTAGGAAAAGAAAGCGATCAAGCAGTCAATTGGTACACCAGAACAAATGTTGGTGCATTTGGAAGCAATCAAAGGGCATGGAGTGGTAATCCTGGAAATACTTGGTTTTCAGCGAGTATTGACTTACCGTCACAAGGTTTTGACAACAAAGACAACATTAGATTCGCAATACAATTTAGATCGGATAGCAGTAATAATAGTTTTAGAGGCGTTGCCGTTGATGATTTCAAAATTATAGGTTATCCAGTTACCGCCAAAACATATCCTAGCTGTAGTGCTTATGATAAATTAGAAATTTGGTATAAACCAGATAATTTATCAGCTTTAGCTAATAATGCTGCAATTGATATATGGCCAAACGCAACAGGAATAAATCCAGATTGGACAAATGCAGTTGGAACCTCAACAACTAGACCGCTCTATAAAAACAATGCAACTAGCAATGTAAACTTTAATCCAGTAGTAAATTTTGATGGTACAAAATCACTATTTTCACGACAAGGATTTTATAATCATGATATTTTTATTGTCATAAATCCAGGTACACCAATTAGTGCTGCTATCGCTACACAAGATGTATTAATGGGTGATGATTATTTAGAAATTGCAGGGAATGAAGATATTACTGGACTATCAGTAAATAACACTTCAACAAGATATGGTGCAGGCGTACCAAATATTGCTGCTTATAACCAAGGCCCTAATACTAAATATGGTAGAGCCATTATTTCCAACACGATAACTTATGATCGTCCAGTTATCTTTAACGCCCGACTAAATGCGGCTGGAACGGGTATGGATTTATTTTTAGACGGAGTTGATTTAGGAGTAACCCTAAACCCTGCGTTAATGTCAGAAGTAAATGTTGGAACGTTCAAACTAATATTAAATTCTCGTTTTTGGATTGGCCGAAGTGAGTATTTTGGACCAAGTTTTAATGGAGATATATTAGAAATCATGATGTTTTCGGCACGTAAATCAGATACTGATAGAAAAAAAATAGAAACCTACCTTGGAATTAAATATGGTATCAACCCAGGTTTATTTCCTGTAACAGCAATTAGTTTGCCACACGTTCCTGGAGAATTTATTGCTTCAGATGGAACTGCATTATGGAACAACACACTTCACAGTGGCTTTACTTATAATGTAGCTGGAATTGGCCGTGATGATTGTACGGGATTAAACCAAAAACAAAGTAAAAGTATTGATCCTGAGAGTCATCTAACTATTGGACTTTCTGACATTTATGCAACAAATGCATTAAATACAAATACTTTTGCAAATGATGGCGATTACTTAATTTGGGGAAGCACCATAGATCCTTTAACCACAATGGCTTCTCCTATTGAAATAAACTTAGGCAGCACTATTGTTACTACTGTAACAAACGCTACTAACCGAACTTGGAAAATCGTTGAAAAAACAATTACAGATATTGGAAATGTAAAAATTTCAATTCCAGCCGCCTCTTTGGCCTCTCTTCCTGCATTATCAGGAAATAGTGACTATGTCCTAATAATAGCAGACGATGCTAATTTTACAACTAATATAGAAACCGTTTTTCTAAATGCAGTAAGTACAAACCTAGAAGCTGTATACAATTTCAACGGAACTAAATACATGAAAATTGGTGTTGCAGAAGAAATAATTGCTTCTAGACACATCAAATTTGATGGAACTGACGATTATGTGCGATTTAATGACATTCCAGTTGTAAACAGTGCTTTTTCAATTTCTGCATGGGTAAACGGTGAAGGATCAAATTCTTCTAATAATGACAAAACTATTGTCTCTAAAAAAGGAAGTACACAAACCAGTTATCACTTTTTAATTGACAATACCAATAAAGTAGTAATGCGTTTTAATAATGGAACCACTACTTCAGAAATTGTTAGTAATACTGCATTAAATTCAAATCAGTGGCGCAACGTAACCTTTACGCTTGATGGATCAAATGTAGGAAGACTATACATCGACGGTGTTCTTGATGTGCAAACCAATATGAATGCACGCACAGACATTAGTAACGTATTCGTAATTGGAGCTAGATATGTAAACGAAAGTAGTACAGTTGACTTTTTTAAAGGCAAATTAGACGAAATCCGCATTTGGAATAGCGCACTTACAGCAAGTGAAATTCGTTTTGTAATGAATCAAGAAATTGAACAAGGAATTGGAAATACGGTAAGCGGTAAAATCATTCCTGCAACCATTACAAAAAATGATATCAGTTCAAAAACATGGACTTCAGATATTTTTGCCTATTTCAACTTGAACAACTACATAGGAACCAGTTTGAATGATGCATCAGGAAAAAAACTAAGAGGTAATTTAAGTAATTATACCCGTTATACCATTGAAGAACAAACAGCCCCACTACCTTATGTTTCGGCAGCAAATGCAACTTGGGATTCATCGTCAGCATGGACGAATGGTACAGAGATGTATTATCCAAACAGTAGTTTAACCATCAATAGCATTCCAACAAAAATTGATTGGAATATTATAAAAACTGCACATAATGTAACTTCTGTGGGCAATAAAACGCTTCTGGCGGTTATTGTTGATAACAATACTTTAGAAATTGACAACGACTCAAAATTGGAGGTTTCACATTACCTAAAAATTAATGGAAAAATTGATTTAACAGGAAAATCACAATTAATACAAACAACTGATAGTGATTTAGATCCTAGTGGAACAGGAATCTTAGAAAGAGATCAACAAGGAAGTGGAAACCTTTACAACTACAACTATTGGTCGTCTCCAGTTAGTACAGTCGTTAGTGCAGTAAGTAACAATACAGGATTTACCATCGCCAATGCACTTAAAGATGGTACTAATCCAGCAACACCACAATCAATTACTTGGGTGGCCGGTTTTAATGGCTCGGCAAACCCAATGAATATAGCGCGATACTGGTTATTTAAGTTTACAAACTTAACATCAGAGTATGCAAATTGGGAACAAATTAATGAAAATACAGTTCTTCAAACCGCTCAAGCATATACCATGAAAGGAAGTGGAATTGCAACACCTCCAGCTATTGCAACACAAAATTATGTATTCTCTGGAAAGCCAAACAATGGATTAATCAATCACAGTGGAATTCAAATTGGCATTAACAACATCAATTTAATTGGAAATCCATATCCATCAGCTCTTGATGCAAATGCATTTATTACAGATAATATAGGGGCAATTACTGGGACTTTATATTTTTGGGAACACTATCCATCAAACAATTCTCATGTACTAGCAGGATACCAAGGTGGCTACGCAGCACGCAATTTAGTTGGCGGAACACCTCCAGTTTCACCTCCTACAATAAGTGGATTGGGCTCAAGTTTGAGAGTTCCTGGTAGATATATCCCTGTTGCTCTAGGGTTCTTTGTAAAAGGAAATTCGACGGGAGGTCAAATCATTTATCAAAACAGTCAGCGCGGATTTATCAAAGAAGACGATGCCGATTCAAATGAAATGTTTAAAACACAAAGCAATTTACCAAACTCTAGCAATTCTAGTGATCAACAAACAACAACTGATACGTTTGCAAAAATAAGATTAGGATATTCTGGAACTACAAATTCACACCGCCAACTATTAATTGGTTTTATGAATGAAAATGCGGATGACTCGCATAATTTAGGTTATGATGGGGAAATTATAGACATTCAACCAGATGATATCTATTTTCGATGTGGTAATTACAATTTAGTAATTCAAGGAGTAGGCTATTTTAATGCTAATGCATCTTATCCGTTAACTTTAAAATCAAGTCAGGCAGGTTTAGTGAATATTATGATTGATAGTTTAGAAAATTTTGATTTAAACCAACCAATATACATTCACGACAACTCAAACAATAGCTATCATGATATTACGGCATCAAACCTAAGTCTTATGCTTCCTGCAGGTGAAACAGCAAATAGATTTTCACTTCGCTTTACAAATCAAACATTATCTTCAAACGATATAGAAACCAATTCAACCCTAGCTTTTTATAATGCGGATGATGAAAAAATTGAAATCATAAATACCAAAAATCAAACTATTGAAGCCGTTACATTGTTCTCCATCTTAGGTCAAAAAATAAATCATTGGGCAATAAACAGCTCAGAAACCAATATAAAATTACCTGTTAAACGCGTTGAAACGGGAATTTATATAGTGAAAATAAAACTTGATGGAAACAACTATTTCAGTCATAAAATTATAATTGAATAACCCCAAAAGAATAGGGTTAAACCATAAATAGAAATTAAAAACGGGTGCTTTTCTAAACCAAAAGTATCCGTTTTATTTTTTTTAAGTCTTCTGAAAAGTCCTCTTTGATGGTTACAAAATAATGTTCTTGCCAAGCCTGTGTTTTTATAGCTTGTTTATTTTCGGGTTTATCCCAAGGTGCGTAAACTCTAATACCACGCTTTCCTCCCTTTTCATTCTGAGAAAAAATTCCTTTAGCAACTACAACCGATTTTGGAAAAACAAATTGACCGAAATTCTCCGAATCTCGCACAGAGATAATCAAAAAATCTAACGAATCAGCCACGTCAAAAGGAGCTGTTATACCGCTGTTATTTCGTTTCCAAATAGCTACAAACTGACCGATTTTTGTAGGCGTGATATTGGCAACACGGTATTGAATTTTATAGTTGTTCAATTCAAAAGAACAAGCGCCATAATTTGCGCTTTCAGAATTCCAAACAAGATGTTGAAGTTGAAAACCACATTCGCTATAAAGTAATTTTTCAGCAAGTTGCAAATCATTTTGAAAACGTTCTGTCGCCATAAATGGAATGGTTTATCTAAATTTTGAATCGATCTCCTAACTTTTTTCCAATCCAATAAGCGATTCCAATTCCTAAAATTAAAATCCAAAGATTCATGAAAATATAAAACGTGAACGCCAATGGATTTTCAGTTGAATTGAAGCAATAGCTTTCTATAAAAAAACAAAATTGAGTGGTTTCTTTTGAAAATTGCGACAAAGCAAAACTCATCAAAAAAGTAATTCCGATAGCTGATAAAACATAAACCACGTTTTTATTCATCGGTTTTTTACCTGTTGGTTCAAACGCACTTCGCTCTGCTTCAGTACGCTTATTGTGCTGAAGTGACCAAATTACTTTTTTAGCTTCGTCGTCTACATTCATTTCAAAAATCAATTACAAATTCAATTACAAGTTCAAGGGCAAAATCAAGCTCATATAAGTGAAACGCTCTGTGTATCTCTATTCAACACAATCAAAATAAAAAAACTCAGCGAATCTCTGTGTAAAAAGAGACGCTTTTCAGCGTGACAAGTTTGCGTTTAACAAAGCTAGGCTTTTATTTATTGTAATAACGTAACTAATGTTGCAAAGTCTACTTTTTGCTGTTCACCAGTAGCTAAGTTTTTTAAACCAAACTCTTCACGCTCTATTTCCGATTCTCCTACAATTACTGCAAATGGAATACCTCTTCTATCGGCGTGTTTGAATTGTTTATCGATTTTTGATTGATCTGGATATAATTCGACTTTGATTCCTTTTTGACGTAATTTTCCGATAGCTTTCATCGAATACAGAGCTTCTTTGTCACCAAAGTTTAAGAATAAAGCTTTTGAGGTCGCTAAAACGGCTTCTGGGAATAAACCTACTTCTTCCATTACCAAAGCAATTCGGTCTAAACCAAATGAAATTCCAACGCCCGACATATTTTTCAATCCGAAAATCCCCGTCAAATCATCATAACGACCACCGCCACCAATGGAACCCATAGCCACACCTTTTGGCGCAGCGACTTCAAAAATGGCACCTGTGTAATAATTTAAACCTCGCGCTAATGTAACATCTAAATCCAAGAAAGCGGTTTGCAAACCTAAAGTCGTAACGTTGTCACAAATAAATTGCAACTCGTTTACACCTTTCATTCCTTCTTCTGAATTAGCTAATAATTGCGCTAATTTTTCTATTTTTTCGTTTATAGTTCCTGTGAAATTGAACAACGGTTGTACTTTTTCAATCGCCGCTTCCGAAATGCCTTTTTCTAACATTTCTTTTTTCACGCCGTCGGCTCCTATTTTGTCTAATTTATCTAACGCAACCGTAAAATCAATCAATTTATCCGAAGCGCCAATTACCTCAGCAATTCCAGATAATATCTTACGATTGTTAATTTTAATCGTAACGCCACCTAAACCTAACTGACTAAAAACCGAGTCATACAATTGCACCAACTCTACTTCTTGCCAAAGCGAATTCGAACCCACCACATCAGCATCGCATTGATAAAACTCTCTAAAACGTCCTTTTTGAGGTCTATCGGCACGCCAAACCGGTTGAATTTGGTAACGCTTGAACGGAAACTCAATTTCGTTTTGGTGTTGCACCACATAACGCGCAAATGGAACCGTTAAATCGTAACGAAGCGCTTTTTCAGTAATATTTGTACTTAA
It encodes the following:
- the hisS gene encoding histidine--tRNA ligase encodes the protein MAQKPSIPKGTRDFSPAEVAKRNYIFSTIKTNFEKFGFQPIETPSFENSETLMGKYGEEGDRLIFKILNSGDFFDVFNKSLMEIIKTILFNLQNFIKANPDSNKNSEFVEAITSKAVQEAFLRNPVVEKIDYKNLKEELNLIISNHFLYKPDLLEELKNSNNDLLSLYSMTVFGIFISSAQSRHLSTNITEKALRYDLTVPFARYVVQHQNEIEFPFKRYQIQPVWRADRPQKGRFREFYQCDADVVGSNSLWQEVELVQLYDSVFSQLGLGGVTIKINNRKILSGIAEVIGASDKLIDFTVALDKLDKIGADGVKKEMLEKGISEAAIEKVQPLFNFTGTINEKIEKLAQLLANSEEGMKGVNELQFICDNVTTLGLQTAFLDLDVTLARGLNYYTGAIFEVAAPKGVAMGSIGGGGRYDDLTGIFGLKNMSGVGISFGLDRIALVMEEVGLFPEAVLATSKALFLNFGDKEALYSMKAIGKLRQKGIKVELYPDQSKIDKQFKHADRRGIPFAVIVGESEIEREEFGLKNLATGEQQKVDFATLVTLLQ
- a CDS encoding LamG-like jellyroll fold domain-containing protein, which codes for MKVNKTTFKNLLFLILLTVIETKAQTTIFNADFSSGTGNNAFTMGSWTRGNNANFTTTGVTAPYLYLAGYANSLNTSAITPKINLTGYERLTLSLKFNYQTELDYDGFKILFSTDDGATWNTLGKESDQAVNWYTRTNVGAFGSNQRAWSGNPGNTWFSASIDLPSQGFDNKDNIRFAIQFRSDSSNNSFRGVAVDDFKIIGYPVTAKTYPSCSAYDKLEIWYKPDNLSALANNAAIDIWPNATGINPDWTNAVGTSTTRPLYKNNATSNVNFNPVVNFDGTKSLFSRQGFYNHDIFIVINPGTPISAAIATQDVLMGDDYLEIAGNEDITGLSVNNTSTRYGAGVPNIAAYNQGPNTKYGRAIISNTITYDRPVIFNARLNAAGTGMDLFLDGVDLGVTLNPALMSEVNVGTFKLILNSRFWIGRSEYFGPSFNGDILEIMMFSARKSDTDRKKIETYLGIKYGINPGLFPVTAISLPHVPGEFIASDGTALWNNTLHSGFTYNVAGIGRDDCTGLNQKQSKSIDPESHLTIGLSDIYATNALNTNTFANDGDYLIWGSTIDPLTTMASPIEINLGSTIVTTVTNATNRTWKIVEKTITDIGNVKISIPAASLASLPALSGNSDYVLIIADDANFTTNIETVFLNAVSTNLEAVYNFNGTKYMKIGVAEEIIASRHIKFDGTDDYVRFNDIPVVNSAFSISAWVNGEGSNSSNNDKTIVSKKGSTQTSYHFLIDNTNKVVMRFNNGTTTSEIVSNTALNSNQWRNVTFTLDGSNVGRLYIDGVLDVQTNMNARTDISNVFVIGARYVNESSTVDFFKGKLDEIRIWNSALTASEIRFVMNQEIEQGIGNTVSGKIIPATITKNDISSKTWTSDIFAYFNLNNYIGTSLNDASGKKLRGNLSNYTRYTIEEQTAPLPYVSAANATWDSSSAWTNGTEMYYPNSSLTINSIPTKIDWNIIKTAHNVTSVGNKTLLAVIVDNNTLEIDNDSKLEVSHYLKINGKIDLTGKSQLIQTTDSDLDPSGTGILERDQQGSGNLYNYNYWSSPVSTVVSAVSNNTGFTIANALKDGTNPATPQSITWVAGFNGSANPMNIARYWLFKFTNLTSEYANWEQINENTVLQTAQAYTMKGSGIATPPAIATQNYVFSGKPNNGLINHSGIQIGINNINLIGNPYPSALDANAFITDNIGAITGTLYFWEHYPSNNSHVLAGYQGGYAARNLVGGTPPVSPPTISGLGSSLRVPGRYIPVALGFFVKGNSTGGQIIYQNSQRGFIKEDDADSNEMFKTQSNLPNSSNSSDQQTTTDTFAKIRLGYSGTTNSHRQLLIGFMNENADDSHNLGYDGEIIDIQPDDIYFRCGNYNLVIQGVGYFNANASYPLTLKSSQAGLVNIMIDSLENFDLNQPIYIHDNSNNSYHDITASNLSLMLPAGETANRFSLRFTNQTLSSNDIETNSTLAFYNADDEKIEIINTKNQTIEAVTLFSILGQKINHWAINSSETNIKLPVKRVETGIYIVKIKLDGNNYFSHKIIIE
- a CDS encoding MepB family protein, whose translation is MATERFQNDLQLAEKLLYSECGFQLQHLVWNSESANYGACSFELNNYKIQYRVANITPTKIGQFVAIWKRNNSGITAPFDVADSLDFLIISVRDSENFGQFVFPKSVVVAKGIFSQNEKGGKRGIRVYAPWDKPENKQAIKTQAWQEHYFVTIKEDFSEDLKKIKRILLV
- a CDS encoding tRNA dihydrouridine synthase — encoded protein: MSITLLSSPLQGFTDFRFRNAFHKHFGGIDTFYSPYIKLNGKLAVKGSYERDILPENNTTLEVIPQIITNDAEEFLFVTKYVQQFGYKELNWNLGCPYPMVAKCGMGSGLISNTSQIEHILKRVHNETDILVSMKMRMGYENATEILDVFPILDQYPIKNIAIHARIGKQLYKGGVDLDSFQKCLDHTKHKIYYNGDITSVSKFKELQERFPSIDHWMIGRGLIADPFLPSMIKNDTTAYPKNKLEIFEAFHDEIYQEYDAYLSGPTPIRMKMLGFWEYFSESFSNPQKTFKKIKKAGNSKNYEIAVKEIFKNG